A stretch of DNA from Acidobacteriota bacterium:
TTGGTGCGAGGATGCACCACGCTGTGCGAAAGCTTGACTTCCTTGAGTCCGCCGGAGACTCCGAGCATCAACTTCTTGTCGTCCAGAGTCAGTATCTCGCCCTTGTAGAACTTGGTGAGAATTTCTTCATCCGTGCGCAGCCCCAGCGCGCGCAGGAAGATGCTGCCCAGGAATTTGCGCTTGCGGTCGATGCGCACGTAGAGCAGGTTCTTGGCGTCAAACTCGAACTCCACCCAGGAACCACGATACGGAATGATCTTGCCGAGGAAGTAGGTGCGCTGATTGGCGGTCTCGAAGAACACGCCGGGCGAGCGGTGCAACTGGCTGACGATGACGCGCTCGGTGCCGTTGATGATGAACGTGCCGTTGTCGGTCATCAGCGGAATTTCGCCGAAGAAGACTTCCTGCTCCTTGATGTCGCGCACGGCCTTGACGCCGGTCTCGGGGTCCTTCTCGTAAATGGTCAGGCGGATGGTTACCTTGAGGGGCGCGGCATAGGTCATGCCCCGTTCCTCACACTCCATCACGTCGTACTTCAGTTGCAGATCAACCGGGTCGCCGCACTTGTCGCAGAAGTCCACCTGATTGGCGTTTGATGCGCCGCACTTGTGACAGAGAATGTCGCCGGTGATGAACGGGCTGGTCTTCACGCTGGCGCCACAGCGGTGGCAGGGCGTGCGCAGGTGATGCAGACCCTTCAGGTTGCCGCACTTGCACTCCCAGTTGCCGATCGAGTAATCGACGAAGTCCAGTTGCGAGAGCTCGCGGAAGTCCCGGATGGGAAACACGGAACTGAACACGGCCTGCAGTCCGCCGTCGTCACGCTCGCTCGGCAGCAGATCCATCTGCAGGAACCGGTCGTAGGACCGCTTCTGCACTTCGATCAAATTCGGAATCGGCAGACTGACGTGGATTTTGGAAAAATCCTGGCGCTCGCTGCCTGCGACTTTGCCCTGTTGAATCATGCCGCGCTCCTGAATGTTGTCTAAAGTAAAGTTGATTGGCCTGGCCGGGTACTGCCGGCTGCGCGAAAGTTAGATTGGAGAATCCAAACTAATGCCGCCAGCAAAGGCAGCAAGTGGACACCTGCGGCAGCCCCTGACGATCCCTTGGTCGAGACGACCAAGGTCGGCGCGGGGAACCGGAAGCGACAGACTCCTGCCTGAAACGCGCTTCAAGGGAAGCCTTCCAGAGCCTGCGAAAACACTGGATGCGGGCTCATTAGCTGGGAAAATGAAGGCGGCAGCGCGAACCCTTCCAGTCCGCCGCTGCTGCATTTCTGAATAAGTGAGCAGCGCGCGGGCGCAGAGCCACGCGCGCCTGCCTGGTGAAAGAAACTACTTCACCTCGACAGTGGCTCCGGCATCGACGAACTTTTTCTTGATCGTCTCGGCCTCTTCCTTGTTCACGCCTTCTTTGATGGGCTTCGGAGCGCCATCCACCAAGTCCTTGGCTTCCTTCAAGCCCAGGCTGGTGACTTCGCGCACCGCTTTGATGACGTTGATCTTGTTGGCGCCGGCTGCCGTCAGAACGACGGTGAACTCGGTCTTTTCCTCGGCGGGCGCGGCGGCGGCGCCACCACCGCCACCGGCCATCATCATCGGGGCCGCGGCGCTAACGCCAAAAGTGGTTTCCATTTCCTTTACGAGCTGCGACGCTTCCAGAAGCGTCAGTCCCTTGATCTGGTCCAGAATGGTTGCGACTTTTTCAGACATGATGTAATTCACTCCTCCTGTGCGGCCCTATCCGGGCGCGCTGATTCTTTAGAAAAAAATGGGTCGTACACAAAAACGTTATTGCTGAAACTTATTCTCCGCGACCGCTCGGTTCAGCACTATGGCCAGTGAACGGATCACTGATTGAGTTGCGCTGGCAATGCCGCGCGCGGGAGAATGCACCACGTACATAATCTTCGCCAGCAATTCTTCTTTGCTGGGCAGGTTCGCTAGTTCGTTGATCTCCGCGATGGAGATGACTCGGCCATCCACCATTCCTGAACGAAAGGTGAAGTTCGGATTGGCCTTGGCGTAATTCGAAAGCGCCTTGGCCAGAGAAACAGGGTTGGTGGTGGTGGTGGCCAGTGCCGTTGGACCGGTCAATTCTTTCACCAACGCCTCGGCTACGGTACCCTTGGCGCCCAGCTCCGCCAGTGTGTTCTTCACCACGCTGTACTTGCCGCCGGCGGCGCGAATGTGATTGCGCAGTTCCCAATCCTCAGAGACGGGAATCTTCTCAAAATTAACGACAAAGACGCTGGCAGCTTTCGCCAATT
This window harbors:
- a CDS encoding 50S ribosomal protein L7/L12 — translated: MSEKVATILDQIKGLTLLEASQLVKEMETTFGVSAAAPMMMAGGGGGAAAAPAEEKTEFTVVLTAAGANKINVIKAVREVTSLGLKEAKDLVDGAPKPIKEGVNKEEAETIKKKFVDAGATVEVK
- a CDS encoding 50S ribosomal protein L10 codes for the protein MNREEKKQEIERLQAELAKAASVFVVNFEKIPVSEDWELRNHIRAAGGKYSVVKNTLAELGAKGTVAEALVKELTGPTALATTTTNPVSLAKALSNYAKANPNFTFRSGMVDGRVISIAEINELANLPSKEELLAKIMYVVHSPARGIASATQSVIRSLAIVLNRAVAENKFQQ